The window ttttatattttatatggattCCTTTTCTTCTACTTTCTCTTTCTAATCTTCACTGTGGAAAAGATGACATGAGCAGACTGTTCAATTGAGACTTTTAGCTGGTTTATTATCATTCATGCAATTTGTTAGGACCTTTCCTTCTAATTCATCTTCTTGTCCTGCTCCTTCGTTTATCTTTTGCCGTAGTTGAAGCTCATCAAACTAGTTTGAGAGTGATCTTCCAAGTCATCTTCTTCCCCTGCTCTTCAATGGCACTCTGTAGTAAGGTTATCTCAAGTCTATTCAACCCAAGTGCTTTTTATCCCTTGGTTAATTGCAGGGACTTTCTTCTGATCCTTCTTGCTCCCTCACATGTCTTTTTCTAGAAGTTACAGAGCTTCTTATAGAGTCGTCATATTTTCAGTTGACTTTTTTGTGCTGCTTTTTCTCCTTACCTCTGGTGTACAGAGTTTATTGCATGATTCTCTACATTAATAAGTGGATTCTTTCTAAGTGACTCAGTAAGCATAATGTACTGGACTTGCAGGTTGCCATTGAGGTTTCGTCGTTTTCGAAGTATGCTGGGTTCACAGGAGTTCGTTTAGGGTGGACTGCAATTCCCAAAGTGCTCCTATATTCTGATGGATTTCCTGTAGCAAAAGACTTCAATCGCATTGTTTGTACAAGCTTCAATGGTGCATCCAATATCGCTCAAGCTGGCGGCCTGGCTTGCCTTTCACCTGATGGTTTCAAGGTCAGTTTCAACATTTGGTTGTCGTCTCCCTGTTCacttaataaaaaaataacatcATTTAATAGGCTCAAGGTCTCAACTTGAACATGCTGACTTTTGCATTTCAGGCCATGAAGGACGTGGTTAGTTTCTATAAAGAAAACACAGAAATCATAATGGAGACATTTAAGTCACTAGGTTACAAGGTGTATGGAGGTAAAAATGCACCCTACGTGTGGGTTCACTTCCCTGGACGAAGCTCATGGGAGGTTTTCAGCGAGATACTTGAGAAGACTCATGTTGTTACCACACCAGGCAGTGGTTTTGGACCGGGCGGTGAAGGTTTTGTCAGAGTAAGTGCTTTTGGGCACCGGGAGAATGTCGTAGAAGCTTGCAGAAGATTCAAGGAATTGTACAAGTGAAGTAACTCGTATGCCTGCATATCTATGTGAAAACATGCAGGTAAATGGGAAACACTTTTTGCCTTCAGTGGCTTCATTCAGATGGCTGTATCTTGAATACTCAACATTCTGATCCTGTGTTGCTTTGGAAGAACAAGCTTATTCTGTAATTGCCACTTGCCAGTGATTGGTTCCTCCTTGTTATGTCTTGTCAAGATTAGATTCATGTACACATAATGGACACTGATCATGAATTTAAAGGGAAGGAATAGTTGAAACAAAATAACAGGTTTTCACGTGTTGAAATTGATAATGTTTGAGCAAACATCACGCTGCCGGAGCAAAGTATGAATGTTAAAGCACAAAGTACAAACCACCAAAAGCATGAATTGCCAGCTTTTCATATTAGATTTCTGGATGCCTTTctgcaaaaaatatatatataataagggATAGGTAGTTGATCAAAATAAGTTAAAGATGAAACCAGCAATATTGACTCTTGAAGCTAAAGAGTAAAGTGTCTGGCCATGTTAGCTTTGCTATTCGTGCTATGTTTTGTTCATCTCAAGTTAGTCATGAGTTTATGGTCTGTGAACTGACAATGTGAAGATTTTTTACACTATTGTTAGGTGAATCCATAATAACCGGTAACTTTTCGTATCTAAGTTTGATATGATAACTTGTAAGTAATTTGTTATAGCCAGTTAAATTATGCTAATAGTGTAGATTTTGTTTCACCTGATAGTGTATATAATTTCAACTATTCtgtcattttcttaaaatttctggtgaaagaaagggaaaaataaCATTCTTTCTATTTTACTGTTAGCCCAATATCAGTATCCTGTCTAGGCCACCCATAGCTTTCAAATCAGTTTGAGTATCACTATTTTGAATCCATTAAACTGAACTATATCATCAAATAAGGGAAGGTAGAAAGTTACTGAATAAAGCAGTATCAGTAATCCAAGCTTTTGTTTAGGAAAAGCCAATAAGTCGAAATAGGTGTGGAAAACGAAAGATGTAAGAAGCCATTTTATGTGAaggacataaaataaatataagcTATAATGTAAGAAGCCATTTTATGTTAAGGACAGCAAAATAAATGCATAAATTATTATAATGCCCCCACGCAGGATCGAACTACGGACCTTCAGTTTACAAGACTGACGCTCTACCACTGAGCTATAGGGGCTTTGTGTCTGTATCTGcaaatacaataataatataatatattaaaaCGAAAGCTGCTTCTCCTTTTTATTAAATAAGGTATGCAAATTGCAAAGATTGACAAACTTATTACACGTCTAATTGAACCCTTCTTCCTGAAAACCATGTTCTTAACCTTACTTTCTTGTTATGTattaaactttaaaaacttaTGAAAGTTACTTAAATTAGTTGTAGACCACCATAAAAATTCGACTTATTCCTAATCAaataatagcatgtttggccaagcttctaaaaacTGTTTATTTTGATTactgcttttcaaaaaagtacttttggtaaaAATCAATTTGTGTTCggctaatcaatttgaaaaatacttttgagcaacaattagtgtttgaccaaacttttaaaaaatgcttctaagtgtatttttctcaaaagtatttttcaaaaaagtgtttctagggagaaactacttttttctgtttctcaaaaattatttccgcttctactcaaaagcattttttttccttcaaaaagctTAGTCAAACATCTtaactttagaaaaaaaaaatacttttgacaaAAAAACACCTTTGATCAagaaaaaagcttggccaaaccgGCTATAAGTAAGTTATAAAATATTTAGAAGAGCAGCTAGTTCAAGTTAGTGGTCCCTCTTAATTGAACGAATGGTGGTCTACCAAATCCCTCCCTTGGCAACAACCACCATAAACTACAATGAATATATACTTAGAAAACTTTGTTGATGCCACAAAAGTAGAAGTGAAAGAGAAACAAAGGGGTCAAAGTGTTAATAAacaaatttggatttttttggCCATAGAGATAGAAGATAGTGATAGAGAGTATCCAAACTCAGCCATAACTAGCCAATCTCATTCAAGCACTATATTTCCTTTGATTACTTACTTTCTTTCACTCTCACTCATTTCTTATCTCATCCCCCCCTCTTTTCCCTCCTACCCCCACCCCTTCACCCTCTCTCTCCATATTCTTATATCTTAACTAAAATGTACCACATTTTTTTTCAAGAATTCACTTCTTCCTTGAAAGTTGAAACTATCTCACTCTCAAGAAAATGGCAACTAATTCTTTCAAGTCCATTCATCAACACCATACATTAAGGAGAAGGCATTCTATTGATTGccctttttcttcctcttcttttttcctCAAGCCAATTACCAAAAACCCCTCTTCAACTTCATTTTCCAATCACAGTCTCATCACTTTTTCACTTTCCTCCACCACCCCAACCACCCCCACCACCACCCCCACTACCCCCACCACCCCTTTTGACGTTCTTGAACAACACTTATCAGCTCAAGATTTCAGACAAGCTGACGAGGAAACTCGGCGTCTACTCATAGTTTTAGCAGGAGAAGCAGCAGTTAAACGAGGCTATGTTTTCTTCTCTGAAGTTCAGTTCATTCAAGAATCTGACCTCAAAGAAATTGATTCCCTTTGGAGAAAATACAGTGACAACAAATTTGGGTACAGTGTTCAAAAGAAAATATGGAACAAAGTGAACAGAGATTTCACTAGTTTCTTTATTAAAGTTGGGTGGATGAAGAAACTAGAAAGCACTGAAGTAGACCAATATAATTACAGGGCATTTCCAAATGAATTTATTTGGGAATTAAATGAGGAAACTCCAGAAGGACATTTGCCATTAACAAATGCACTAAGAGGAACACAACTTTTGAGTAGCATTTTTACTCATCCTGCTTTTgttgaagaaggagaagaagagaaagaagaggaaaaacaGGCAAGTATTTCTGGGGAAGATAAAGGAAGTGTGAAGAAAGGAGGATTGTTGGGTGGTTTGAGGAGTAAATTATTTGGTAAACCAGATTACAGCTTTTGAATTTGAAATGTAATTTGACTCTATTTGTAAAAGTGATTATTAATCAGTACACAAAAACAGTAGTAACATTATGTGATAAAAAATGAAATTATTAGAGCTTTATAAAATGTGTTCTTATGAAAAATGCATCAGTTGGAGGTTCTTCttctagttttttatttttatttttatttttggggttTAATGTGCTTGTATCACATGGTTCATTGACGGTGCTGATTGACTGAATTTTCTTCATTGCCTTCTCATCTAATTTTGGCATTGTTATGTGTCACGGTTCATCGTTGAAGCCTGCGTGTCCTTGCTGTTTTTCCCAAACCTTATATAAATGTGAGATGTT is drawn from Nicotiana tabacum cultivar K326 chromosome 22, ASM71507v2, whole genome shotgun sequence and contains these coding sequences:
- the LOC107763426 gene encoding tetrapyrrole-binding protein, chloroplastic-like; amino-acid sequence: MATNSFKSIHQHHTLRRRHSIDCPFSSSSFFLKPITKNPSSTSFSNHSLITFSLSSTTPTTPTTTPTTPTTPFDVLEQHLSAQDFRQADEETRRLLIVLAGEAAVKRGYVFFSEVQFIQESDLKEIDSLWRKYSDNKFGYSVQKKIWNKVNRDFTSFFIKVGWMKKLESTEVDQYNYRAFPNEFIWELNEETPEGHLPLTNALRGTQLLSSIFTHPAFVEEGEEEKEEEKQASISGEDKGSVKKGGLLGGLRSKLFGKPDYSF